In Phragmites australis chromosome 24, lpPhrAust1.1, whole genome shotgun sequence, the following are encoded in one genomic region:
- the LOC133908092 gene encoding transcription factor MYB4-like — translation MGRAPCCEKEGLRRGAWSPEEDQRLVAYIRQHGHPNWRALPRQAGLLRCGKSCRLRWINYLRPDIRRGNFTADEEDLIVRLHQSLGNRWSAIAAQLPGRTDNEIKNVWHTHLKKRLEDGREAAAAGAGRQKQKACKSKPAAKRAAVAADVDSEQPSTAASPGLSSSGVTFSTATESAAAASSADNAATSAASHADQLAKDKEESFSSAEFPPIDESFWSSANVMDMDLGAMDEELGLTSSSSTRDEDMEFWFKMLLESGDMSDLSVF, via the exons ATGGGGAGGGCGCCGTGCTGCGAGAAGGAGGGGCTGCGGAGGGGGGCGTGGAGCCCCGAGGAGGACCAGCGGCTGGTGGCCTATATCCGCCAGCATGGCCACCCCAACTGGCGCGCGCTGCCCAGGCAAGCCGGCCTGCTGCGCTGCGGGAAGAGCTGCCGCCTGCGCTGGATCAACTACCTCCGCCCGGACATCAGGCGGGGCAACTTCACCGCCGACGAGGAGGACCTCATCGTCCGGCTCCACCAGTCGCTCGGCAACAG GTGGTCTGCGATCGCGGCGCAGCTGCCGGGGCGCACcgacaacgagatcaagaacgTGTGGCACACCCACCTCAAGAAGCGGCTGGAAGACGGTCGGgaggcggccgccgccggcgccggccggcAGAAGCAGAAGGCGTGCAAGAGCAAGCCCGCCGCCAAGAGAGCAGCGGTAGCGGCCGACGTGGACAGTGAGCAGCCGTCAACGGCGGCGTCGCCAGGGCTGTCCAGCAGCGGCGTGACGTTCTCCACGGCGACCGAGTCCGCTGCCGCAGCGTCCTCAGCCGACAACGCGGCCACCAGCGCCGCGAGCCATGCCGACCAGCTTGCCAAGGACAAGGAGGAGAGCTTCAGCTCGGCGGAGTTCCCGCCCATCGATGAGAGCTTCTGGTCGTCGGCGAACGTGATGGACATGGACCTCGGTGCCATGGACGAGGAGCTGGGCCTGACCAGCTCGTCGTCGACGAGGGACGAGGACATGGAGTTCTGGTTCAAGATGCTGCTTGAATCCGGTGACATGAGTGACTTGAGCGTCTTTTAA